GCGGCCTACCGGAGTTTCGCCCATCTCCGCGGCGATAGTCGAAGTCAGGGGCCTCACCGGATCTGTCAGCGAATGCGGAAGTATCGCCGCCCCGCCGGCGACCATAAGCACGACCATGGTCTCCCCGAGCGCACGCATCACTCC
The DNA window shown above is from Synergistaceae bacterium and carries:
- a CDS encoding phosphate ABC transporter permease subunit PstC, with the protein product GVMRALGETMVVLMVAGGAAILPHSLTDPVRPLTSTIAAEMGETPVGRDHYHALFFAGFILLVITLLVNLASLYVEKRGRRI